From Huiozyma naganishii CBS 8797 chromosome 11, complete genome, a single genomic window includes:
- the ERG9 gene encoding bifunctional farnesyl-diphosphate farnesyltransferase/squalene synthase (similar to Saccharomyces cerevisiae ERG9 (YHR190W); ancestral locus Anc_8.857) produces MKVSELLLHPAECIALVQFKFVRKPLFSGVGAGRETADLARCRELLRLTSRSFAAVIMELHPELRDCVMLFYLVLRALDTVEDDMTIDDAVKVPLLRSFDEKLLLDDWSFDGNSPQEKDRCVLVEFPCILREFHKLRAEYRDVVVRITREMGNGMADYIEDEQFNREGIQTVAEYDRYCHYVAGLVGDGLTQLTVLAGFSSQELADNPQYFESMGLFLQKTNIIRDYREDLDDGRVFWPKAVWSKYTKEQDGTLAEFASLENTESGVFCINDLVLNALDHIEDVLTYLASVHEQSSFQFCAIPQVMAIATLALLCNNAAVLQGNVKIRKGTTCWLILRSRTFRGCVEIFEEYLREIRGKVPVRDPNYLKFNVRIGKIDQFIEELYQSNLPEGIQPRKTPIYLKVSERTKYDDKVAPTIQAEQQTIQWVLVTCGSLVAALIVGYLMKR; encoded by the coding sequence ATGAAGGTGAGTGAACTGTTGTTACATCCTGCAGAATGTATTGCCCTTGTGCAATTCAAGTTTGTGCGGAAACCGCTGTTTAGCGGTGTCGGTGCAGGTCGGGAGACCGCAGACCTTGCCCGTTGTCGGGAGTTGCTGCGGCTGACGTCGCGGTCGTTTGCCGCTGTGATCATGGAGTTACACCCTGAATTGCGGGACTGTGTGATGCTGTTCTACCTGGTGTTGCGTGCGCTGGACACGGTCGAGGACGACATGACAATCGACGACGCGGTGAAGGTGCCTCTTCTGCGGTCGTTTGACGAGAAGTTGCTTCTCGACGACTGGTCCTTCGATGGGAATTCCCCTCAAGAGAAGGACCGGTGTGTGCTCGTTGAGTTCCCCTGTATCCTGCGGGAATTTCACAAGTTGCGTGCGGAGTACCGTGACGTGGTGGTGAGGATCACACGCGAGATGGGCAACGGGATGGCGGACTACATCGAGGACGAGCAGTTCAACCGCGAGGGGATCCAGACCGTCGCGGAGTACGACCGGTACTGCCACTACGTTGCCGGGCTTGTCGGTGACGGGCTTACGCAGTTGACTGTGCTCGCAGGGTTCTCCTCCCAGGAACTTGCCGATAACCCGCAGTACTTCGAGAGCATGGGTTTGTTCTTGCAGAAGACGAACATCATCCGGGACTACCGTGAGGATTTGGACGACGGGCGTGTTTTCTGGCCTAAAGCCGTGTGGTCTAAGTACACTAAGGAACAGGATGGCACCCTCGCTGAGTTTGCCTCGTTGGAGAACACGGAGAGTGGTGTGTTCTGTATCAACGATCTCGTGTTGAACGCATTGGACCACATCGAGGACGTGCTGACGTACTTAGCGTCCGTGCACGAGCAATCGAGTTTCCAATTCTGTGCGATCCCACAGGTGATGGCGATTGCGACACTTGCCCTCTTGTGCAACAACGCCGCCGTGTTGCAGGGGAACGTGAAGATTCGGAAGGGGACGACTTGCTGGTTGATCCTGCGGTCGCGCACTTTCCGAGGGTGCGTCGAGATCTTCGAGGAGTATCTCCGTGAGATCCGCGGGAAAGTACCCGTGCGTGACCCTAACTACTTGAAGTTCAACGTGCGTATCGGCAAGATCGACCAATTCATCGAAGAGTTGTACCAGAGTAACCTCCCCGAGGGGATCCAGCCTCGTAAGACTCCAATCTACTTGAAAGTCAGCGAGCGTACCAAGTACGACGACAAAGTGGCCCCCACGATACAAGCTGAACAACAGACCATCCAGTGGGTCCTTGTCACCTGTGGCTCCCTTGTGGCCGCTCTTATCGTGGGTTACCTCATGAAGAGGTGA
- the NGL2 gene encoding RNA exonuclease (similar to Saccharomyces cerevisiae NGL3 (YML118W) and NGL2 (YMR285C); ancestral locus Anc_8.850), protein MTQECSASSSNAGVRPPRGKPSEEEIARIRAERKAKREAAALQGAKSDIPAELRFIERPMLSVHPDGAIGAEGNRLPVTLMTYNCLAQALIRRKLFPDSGPALKWYRRSQVLLNKFKHYEPDVLCLQEVDAVQWHSFWRGEFEKLGYAAQFHKKQTKNHGVAVVWRSKLFTMADKMLIDFDKEQSGDVPPRTTTNNAGLVIALKFTEQALTGHRDTPRSGILVGTTHLFWHPFGTFERTRQCYVVLNKMKEFMHRVNVLQNENDGNNQHWFPFFCGDFNSQPYDAPYLSMTSKPVSYSGRARTVIECSTSYTFSKQRDGEDAAADEEEEGGNIEIFGKDQPHHPVPATFEPNAEQCALVHQMETLHNSLDMRAVSLYSVGYRNVHPENAGADNARGEPEISNWAHTWNGLLDYLFYVGHWDFKDRTGVDTLEEFEQDSGVTVKRLLRMPSKQEMQQFGHGQPHTGEYPSDHLAMVCDLELAL, encoded by the coding sequence ATGACACAGGAGTGCAGTGCGAGTAGCAGTAATGCAGGGGTCCGTCCGCCTCGTGGGAAGCCctcagaggaggagatcgCTCGGATCCGCGCAGAGAGGAAGGCGAAACGAGAGGCCGCCGCTCTACAAGGTGCCAAGAGCGATATACCCGCAGAGCTGCGGTTTATAGAGCGGCCGATGCTCTCAGTGCATCCGGATGGTGCAATTGGCGCCGAGGGGAATCGATTGCCCGTCACGCTCATGACGTACAACTGTCTCGCGCAGGCGCTTATTCGGCGGAAACTGTTCCCGGACAGCGGACCAGCGCTCAAGTGGTACAGGCGGTCGCAGGTGCTTctgaacaagttcaagcaCTACGAGCCAGACGTGCTGTGTCTGCAGGAGGTCGATGCAGTGCAGTGGCACAGTTTCTGGCGTGGGGAGTTCGAGAAGCTTGGATACGCGGCACAGTTCCATAAGAAACAGACTAAGAACCACGGTGTTGCCGTAGTGTGGCGCTCGAAGCTCTTCACCATGGCCGACAAGATGCTCATCGACTTCGACAAGGAGCAGAGCGGAGATGTGCCCCCAAGGACCACCACGAACAACGCGGGGCTCGTCATCGCACTCAAGTTCACCGAGCAGGCTCTCACTGGGCACAGGGACACACCCCGCTCTGGGATCCTCGTTGGGACCACACACTTGTTCTGGCACCCGTTCGGGACCTTCGAGCGTACTCGCCAGTGCTACGTcgtgttgaacaagatgaaggagTTCATGCACCGCGTCAACGTGCTCCAGAACGAGAACGACGGTAACAATCAGCACTggttccccttcttctgCGGTGACTTCAACTCTCAACCGTACGACGCCCCTTACTTGTCCATGACCTCCAAACCGGTCAGCTACAGTGGTAGAGCCCGGACCGTCATCGAGTGCAGCACCTCGTACACGTTCTCCAAGCAGAGGGACGGCGAGGACGCCGCCGcagacgaggaggaggagggCGGCAACATCGAGATTTTCGGTAAGGATCAGCCGCACCACCCGGTCCCCGCGACCTTCGAGCCCAATGCAGAGCAATGCGCTCTGGTCCACCAGATGGAGACCCTGCACAACTCGCTCGACATGAGAGCCGTCTCGCTTTACTCCGTCGGGTATCGGAACGTGCACCCGGAGAACGCAGGCGCAGACAACGCAAGAGGCGAGCCCGAGATCTCCAATTGGGCACACACATGGAACGGGCTGCTAGACTACCTCTTCTACGTCGGGCACTGGGACTTCAAGGACCGCACTGGCGTTGATACACTCGAGGAATTCGAACAGGACTCGGGTGTCACAGTCAAGCGGCTGCTGCGCATGCCCTCAAAGCAAGAGATGCAACAGTTCGGACACGGACAGCCACACACGGGAGAGTACCCAAGTGACCACCTCGCCATGGTCTGCGACCTCGAACTCGCCTTGTAA
- the NDJ1 gene encoding Ndj1p (similar to Saccharomyces cerevisiae NDJ1 (YOL104C); ancestral locus Anc_3.82), with translation MGPAIMGSAPLERLVLVPIRKNIGKNEEQAVWPSLNSTPSLEVEDVRYFMDMNKVLSDQCGSTHSRPFRVFEDHYAALSGSNKYRYNIQEYFRCGVPVSGDDTTTDITLTDHDDHQCVFPQLFTAQLGPSGGGHLRVAADNFRGALHRYIITATRLHPGKNRLLRECTESLQKYAAQAISTTADVWTQWVACIQRKMPETTPQLYFRDSRILANLAKERFNTTYFIFKNSAHCSLRRFCTLLEAPSRFGNDALVPELRQGKILTFGIWVDTANDIMIFANGKPKREAEAEGGAAEVTATSGVCLTADSPTSVAKRVLLFVNLCLLQCITQEFH, from the coding sequence ATGGGTCCAGCAATAATGGGGAGTGCACCGCTGGAAAGACTCGTGCTTGTGCCCATACGCAAGAATATCGGTAAGAATGAGGAACAAGCAGTTTGGCCGTCCCTAAATAGTACCCCCTCGCTGGAGGTTGAAGATGTCCGGTACTTTATGGATATGAACAAAGTGCTCTCCGACCAGTGTGGATCCACGCATAGTAGACCGTTCAGGGTGTTTGAGGACCATTATGCGGCACTTTCGGGGAGTAACAAGTACCGATACAACATACAAGAATATTTCCGTTGTGGAGTCCCAGTGTCTGGTGACGATACAACCACAGACATCACACTTACAGACCATGATGACCACCAATGCGTGTTCCCACAGTTGTTCACCGCACAATTGGGACCCAGTGGCGGGGGACACCTTCGCGTTGCTGCAGATAACTTTCGGGGTGCTTTACACCGCTATATTATTACTGCTACACGGCTCCATCCAGGGAAAAATAGGTTGCTCCGTGAGTGTACTGAGTCTCTCCAAAAATACGCCGCGCAAGCTATATCTACGACAGCGGACGTATGGACTCAATGGGTGGCCTGTatacaaagaaaaatgccAGAAACGACACCGCAACTGTATTTCCGGGATTCAAGAATCCTCGCGAATCTGGCCAAGGAAAGGTTCAACACTACGtacttcatcttcaagaactcaGCACACTGTTCCCTCCGAAGGTTCTGTACATTGCTGGAGGCACCATCCAGGTTCGGGAACGATGCGCTAGTACCTGAGTTGCGTCAAGGGAAGATCCTCACGTTTGGAATATGGGTGGACACGGCAAACGATATCATGATCTTTGCCAACGGGAAACCGAAACGTGAGGCAGAGGCAGAGGGTGGGGCCGCAGAAGTTACAGCGACATCGGGGGTCTGTCTAACCGCGGACTCACCAACAAGTGTCGCCAAGAGAGTGCTCCTGTTTGTGAACCTCTGTCTGCTACAGTGCATCACGCAGGAATTCCATTAA
- the IZH4 gene encoding Izh4p (similar to Saccharomyces cerevisiae IZH1 (YDR492W) and IZH4 (YOL101C); ancestral locus Anc_3.90): MAPQSRSHCNQLAHTLAVQNALITRAQGLNNSTHKPEKPANNKTATAITSINIYIYKHIHVRTRKHGTTYKNPRRPPMSKLQVQVSVHAQGHRSELWWTGSVTAVYFVLLVFFTDVYLVPRHVSTTMTDYVLLNVFLATAFQCAACHMVQCFTTTAGSVLSTITMLNHWACSAVTLLYYSYYDNVFYFKLLALFTANWTLVVAAVTVTSTASNSPKRQWWSRRTLLLVYVVVLVSVPLVVGLLRFGTAKVLRRLDWRLLLAELAVYLISGVFYGGTEKDTLPKLPFYVAFHTASLIHLQLLLNAFHLMRAGTNKPTLVSFK; encoded by the coding sequence ATGGCTCCGCAGAGCCGCAGCCACTGCAACCAACTGGCACACACACTTGCTGTGCAGAACGCACTGATCACAAGAGCACAAGGGCTCAACAACTCAACACACAAACCGGAAAAACCCGCCAACAACAAGACGGCCACCGCCATCACCAGCATcaacatatatatatataaacaCATACACGTACGTACACGCAAGCATGGTACGACTTACAAGAACCCTCGCAGGCCACCGATGAGCAAACTTCAGGTCCAAGTTTCAGTACATGCGCAAGGACATCGCAGCGAGCTGTGGTGGACAGGGAGTGTCACCGCGGTGTATTTCGTTCTGCTCGTGTTCTTCACGGACGTGTACCTCGTGCCCCGACACGTctcgacgacgatgacggACTACGTCCTGCTGAACGTGTTCCTGGCGACCGCGTTCCAATGTGCAGCGTGCCACATGGTGCAGTGTTTTACGACGACGGCAGGCAGTGTTCTTTCCACTATCACGATGTTGAACCATTGGGCTTGTTCAGCAGTGACGTTGCTGTACTACTCGTACTACGATAACGTGTTCTACTTCAAGTTGCTTGCGCTGTTCACGGCGAACTGGACGCTGGTCGTCGCTGCCGTGACAGTGACATCGACAGCGTCCAACTCCCCGAAGCGGCAGTGGTGGTCTCGCCGCACTCTGTTGCTGGTTTACGTCGTAGTGCTCGTCAGCGTGCCCCTAGTGGTCGGGCTGTTACGGTTTGGTACTGCGAAAGTACTTCGCAGACTGGACTGGAGGTTATTGCTGGCGGAACTGGCAGTATACCTCATCTCAGGTGTTTTCTACGGTGGAACAGAGAAGGACACACTTCCGAAACTCCCCTTCTACGTTGCGTTCCACACGGCGTCACTGATCCACCTACAGCTACTACTCAACGCATTCCATCTCATGCGCGCCGGAACCAACAAACCAACACTCGTCAGCTTCAAGTGA
- the KNAG0K00630 gene encoding sugar porter family MFS transporter (similar to Saccharomyces cerevisiae ITR1 (YDR497C) and ITR2 (YOL103W); ancestral locus Anc_3.84), whose translation MPVFQDDDDDDDVQSSPVYEKKNGLGGQVEVETRATNMSDTELRHNNRHHHHHRGGNKDSSDFSTAHSLSGQGSSAGGERSGSEGSDGALDKDRIEIKPVNDEDDTSVMITFNQGVSPFIITLTFVASISGFLFGYDTGYISSALISIGTDLDGRVLTYGNKEIVTAATSLGALISSTMAGTAADMYGRKPCIMFSNIMFLVGAILQVSAHKFWQMAAGRLIMGFGVGIGSLISPLFISEIAPKMIRGRLTVINSLWLTGGQLIAYGLGAAFNHVNNGWRILVGLSLVPTVLQFCFFLFLPDTPRYYVLKGDYEMAKVVLRKSYRDAPEEIIDQKVQELADLNHSIPGRNQAERYWNSVKELHTVPSNFRALIIACGLQAIQQFTGWNSLMYFSGTIFETVGFKNSSAVSIIVSGTNFIFTLVAFFAIDKIGRRCILLIGLPGMAMALTVCAIAFHFIGIKFDGKDATVAHGGYSSWGIVIIVFIILYAAFYALGIGTVPWQQSELFPTNVRGIGTSYATATNWAGSLVIASTFLTMLQNITPSGTFAFFAALSAVSFVFCYFCYPELSGLELEEVQTILKDGFNIKASKALAKKRKMQAATVQHDMKYEPTQEIIEE comes from the coding sequence ATGCCTGTTTTCcaggatgacgatgacgacgacgacgtccAGTCTTCCCCCGTgtacgagaagaagaacgggCTGGGTGGCCAGGTAGAAGTGGAAACCCGCGCTACAAACATGTCCGATACTGAACTGCGTCACAATAACAGacaccaccatcaccaccgTGGTGGTAATAAGGACTCGAGCGATTTCAGTACGGCTCACTCGCTGAGTGGACAAGGCAGCAGTGCCGGTGGTGAACGCAGTGGATCAGAGGGGTCCGATGGTGCCCTTGACAAGGACAGGATCGAGATTAAACCAGTGaatgacgaggatgacaCATCAGTCATGATCACTTTCAACCAAGGTGTATCTCCCTTCATCATCACGCTCACTTTCGTCGCTTCAATCTCTGGGTTCCTATTCGGGTACGACACTGGTTACATCTCGAGTGCGTTGATCTCGATAGGTACAGACCTGGACGGGAGAGTGCTCACTTATGGGAATAAGGAGATTGTCACCGCTGCGACGTCCCTCGGTGCTCTTATCAGCAGTACAATGGCAGGTACCGCAGCAGACATGTACGGTAGGAAACCTTGCATCATGTTCTCCAATATTATGTTCCTTGTAGGTGCTATTTTACAAGTCTCAGCTCACAAGTTCTGGCAGATGGCTGCGGGGAGACTCATCATGGGGTTTGGTGTAGGGATTGGATCCCTGATCTCGCCTCTGTTCATCAGTGAAATCGCGCCAAAGATGATCAGGGGGAGACTCACAGTTATCAACTCGCTGTGGCTGACAGGTGGGCAACTTATCGCGTACGGTCTCGGTGCCGCATTCAACCACGTTAACAACGGTTGGAGAATCCTTGTCGGGCTCTCCCTCGTCCCCACAgtccttcaattctgcttctttcttttcctcccAGATACGCCTCGTTACTACGTCCTTAAGGGGGACTACGAGATGGCTAAAGTCGTCCTAAGGAAAAGTTACAGGGACGCCCCCGAGGAGATCATAGACCAGAAGGTCCAAGAACTCGCAGATTTGAACCACTCGATCCCAGGTAGGAACCAAGCGGAACGGTACTGGAACAGTGTCAAGGAATTGCACACGGTTCCCTCAAACTTCAGGGCTTTGATCATTGCATGTGGTCTGCAAGCGATTCAACAATTCACCGGTTGGAACTCGTTGATGTACTTCTCGGGGACAATCTTCGAAACGGTAGGgttcaagaactcgtcAGCCGTTTCGATCATCGTCTCAGGTACAAATTTCATATTCACACTTGTGGCGTTCTTTGCAATCGACAAGATCGGAAGAAGGTGCATTCTACTGATAGGGCTCCCCGGGATGGCCATGGCTTTGACCGTGTGTGCCATCGCGTTCCACTTCATCGGTATCAAGTTCGACGGGAAGGACGCAACGGTCGCGCACGGCGGGTACTCCTCCTGGGGGATCGTAATCATCGTGTTCATCATCCTGTACGCCGCGTTCTACGCGCTAGGTATCGGGACTGTCCCATGGCAACAATCGGAACTGTTTCCCACGAACGTGAGGGGGATCGGGACGTCGTACGCAACGGCGACGAACTGGGCAGGTTCGCTTGTCATTGCGTCGACTTTCTTGACCATGTTGCAAAACATCACACCGAGCGGGACGTTTGCGTTCTTCGCGGCGCTTTCCGCCGTGTCGTTCGTATTCTGTTACTTCTGCTACCCAGAGCTGTCTGGCCTGGAGCTCGAAGAAGTGCAGACTATATTAAAGGATGGGTTCAACATCAAGGCATCCAAGGCACTcgcaaagaagagaaagatgCAAGCCGCTACGGTCCAACACGACATGAAGTACGAGCCCACACAAGAGATTATCGAGGAGTGA
- the TPT1 gene encoding tRNA 2'-phosphotransferase (similar to Saccharomyces cerevisiae TPT1 (YOL102C); ancestral locus Anc_3.88), whose product MTDARRDVQISKALSYLLRHGAAKEKLPMDANGYVPVSAVLTHQRLKSHRCSHDDLVRVVECNEKQRFHLRNVAGVEEIAATQGHSLRLAPDESVLQRVTAPLDHPLIHGTNMGSLQLILQSGAVKRMRRNHIHLSRGVVGQDTAVVSGMRKNCQVLIYLKVSELVGRMPVYRSLNDVYLTAEDIPLDLFEKVVFRGVDQLDLFDVTTQLDQLNIPYEF is encoded by the coding sequence ATGACGGATGCAAGACGGGATGTGCAGATCTCGAAAGCGCTGTCGTACCTGTTGCGGCACGGTGCAGCGAAGGAGAAGCTGCCAATGGACGCAAACGGGTACGTCCCCGTGAGCGCGGTGCTGACACACCAGCGGCTCAAGTCGCACCGGTGCAGTCACGACGACCTCGTGCGCGTGGTCGAGTGCAACGAGAAGCAAAGGTTCCATTTGCGCAACGTTGCTGGCGTCGAGGAAATTGCCGCGACGCAGGGCCACTCTCTGCGGCTTGCACCGGACGAGAGCGTTCTGCAAAGGGTCACCGCGCCATTGGACCACCCGCTCATACATGGCACCAACATGGGGAGCCTGCAGCTCATCCTACAGAGCGGTGCAGTCAAGCGGATGCGCAGGAACCACATCCACTTGTCCCGCGGGGTTGTTGGACAGGACACCGCTGTCGTCAGCGGGATGCGCAAGAACTGCCAGGTGCTTATATACTTGAAAGTTAGTGAGCTCGTGGGACGGATGCCAGTGTACCGGTCCTTGAACGACGTGTATCTCACCGCGGAGGACATACCCTTggacctctttgaaaaggttGTGTTCCGCGGGGTCGACCAGCTGGATCTCTTCGACGTGACCACGCAGCttgatcaattgaacaTCCCGTACGAGTTTTAG